The Streptomyces aurantiacus genome includes a region encoding these proteins:
- a CDS encoding ANTAR domain-containing protein, with protein sequence MADVLRSLRQGRRGDPARECAQALGAEGVALSLLVGFGRAPEPLWGHPEVSARFEELQFTLGEGPGPDAVHTGTPVLEPDLECVRPDRWPVLLPSARELGVHGVCCFPLGIGAIRVGVLTVLCDAQRTMTEQQCVDATALAAALTGTFLNRDGPGNPGSDGNGGAAADWFLERSAGLHRASVHQATGMISVQLGVPVAEALLRLRAHAYSSERPLSEVADDVVARRLRFNDNDNDASDGGFDGDMNGPYSPEGGKG encoded by the coding sequence ATGGCCGACGTGCTCCGGTCGCTACGCCAGGGCAGGCGCGGCGATCCGGCCCGGGAGTGTGCGCAGGCACTGGGTGCCGAGGGAGTCGCGCTGTCGCTGCTCGTGGGCTTCGGCCGGGCGCCGGAGCCGCTCTGGGGCCATCCCGAGGTGAGCGCGCGTTTCGAGGAACTCCAGTTCACGCTGGGCGAGGGCCCGGGCCCGGACGCGGTGCACACCGGGACACCCGTCCTGGAGCCGGACCTGGAGTGCGTACGGCCCGACCGGTGGCCCGTACTGCTGCCGTCCGCCCGGGAGTTGGGTGTGCACGGGGTCTGCTGCTTCCCGCTGGGCATCGGCGCCATCCGGGTGGGCGTACTGACCGTGCTCTGCGACGCACAACGCACCATGACCGAGCAGCAGTGCGTGGACGCCACGGCCCTGGCCGCCGCGCTGACCGGCACGTTCCTGAACCGGGACGGGCCCGGGAACCCGGGCTCGGACGGGAACGGCGGCGCGGCAGCCGACTGGTTCCTGGAGCGGTCGGCGGGACTGCATCGCGCGTCGGTGCACCAGGCGACGGGAATGATCAGCGTCCAGCTCGGTGTGCCCGTGGCGGAGGCCCTCCTGAGGCTGCGGGCCCACGCCTACAGCAGCGAGCGCCCCCTCAGCGAGGTCGCGGACGACGTGGTCGCCCGCAGGCTCCGTTTCAACGACAACGACAACGACGCCTCCGACGGCGGCTTCGACGGCGACATGAACGGGCCGTACTCGCCCGAAGGTGGAAAGGGATGA
- a CDS encoding hemolysin family protein, which produces MSTSTTVQLAIGALTLLTNAFFVGAEFALISVRRSQIEPLAQEGNKRARMTLWGLRHISAMMATAQLGITVSSLVLGAVAEPAIAHLLEPAFEAAHVPDGLVHPIAFVIALTVATYLHMLIGEMVPKNLALAAPVPAALLLGPALVALTRALKPVVFGINAFANALLKLLRVEARDEVESAFTDDQLARMVVDSSEAGLLTAADGERLRDALELGTRPVGEILVPAPRMRTVDDTVTPARLERAAAEAGFSRFPVTGGDGTLLGYLHIKDTLGVTDRDRPFPRAALHPVTRVRIDTPLDDTLTALRATGSHLAAVTGEAGKVLGFVTMEDVLSELVGPSPAGV; this is translated from the coding sequence ATGAGCACGTCCACCACTGTCCAGCTGGCCATCGGCGCGCTGACCCTGCTGACCAACGCGTTCTTCGTCGGCGCGGAGTTCGCCCTGATCTCCGTGCGCCGCAGCCAGATCGAGCCGCTGGCCCAGGAGGGCAACAAGCGGGCCCGGATGACCCTGTGGGGCCTGCGGCACATCTCGGCGATGATGGCGACCGCCCAACTCGGCATCACCGTCTCGTCGTTGGTGCTGGGCGCGGTGGCCGAGCCGGCCATCGCACATCTGCTGGAGCCCGCCTTCGAGGCGGCGCACGTCCCGGACGGGCTGGTGCACCCGATCGCCTTCGTGATCGCGCTCACCGTGGCGACGTACCTGCACATGCTGATCGGCGAGATGGTCCCGAAGAACCTGGCACTCGCCGCGCCGGTACCGGCCGCCCTGCTGCTCGGCCCGGCGCTGGTGGCCCTCACCCGCGCGCTGAAGCCGGTCGTCTTCGGGATCAACGCCTTCGCCAACGCCCTGCTGAAGCTGCTGCGCGTCGAGGCCAGGGACGAGGTGGAGTCGGCCTTCACGGACGACCAGCTCGCCCGGATGGTCGTCGACTCCAGCGAGGCCGGTCTCCTGACGGCCGCCGACGGCGAGCGGCTGCGCGACGCCCTGGAGCTGGGCACCCGCCCGGTCGGCGAGATCCTCGTCCCGGCCCCGCGGATGCGCACGGTCGACGACACCGTGACCCCGGCGCGGCTGGAGCGCGCGGCCGCCGAGGCCGGCTTCTCCCGGTTCCCCGTGACCGGCGGGGACGGCACGCTGCTCGGCTACCTCCACATCAAGGACACCCTCGGCGTCACCGACCGTGACCGTCCCTTCCCGCGGGCGGCCCTGCACCCGGTGACCCGCGTCCGCATCGACACCCCGCTGGACGACACCCTCACCGCGCTGCGGGCCACGGGCAGTCACCTCGCGGCGGTCACCGGCGAGGCGGGCAAGGTCCTCGGCTTCGTGACCATGGAGGACGTCCTGTCGGAGCTGGTCGGACCGTCCCCGGCGGGAGTCTGA
- a CDS encoding GAF and ANTAR domain-containing protein, protein MIGMAREQRLAEIFVEVADSLVEDFDVIDLLQRLSTRCVELLDVSAAGILLVDAHGELQIIAASDEHTHLLELFALQHDQGPCVECYHTGAARTNIDLTHQEAASWPRFAARARETGYVTTHALPLRLRNRVVGALNLFQTTPHHLGDADIALAQALADVATIAILQQRTLEQSHVENSQLATALTSRILVEQVKGVLAERWNSSVDEAFAVFRAYARAHRLRLVDLAARIIAGDFDTADIPAPAPAPAPAASEERSD, encoded by the coding sequence ATGATCGGCATGGCCCGCGAACAACGTCTGGCCGAGATCTTCGTAGAGGTCGCGGACTCCCTCGTCGAGGATTTCGACGTGATCGACCTGCTGCAACGGCTGTCCACCCGCTGTGTCGAGCTGCTGGACGTCTCGGCGGCCGGGATCCTGCTCGTGGACGCGCACGGCGAACTGCAGATCATCGCCGCGTCCGACGAACACACACACCTGCTGGAGCTGTTCGCGCTCCAGCACGACCAGGGCCCGTGCGTGGAGTGCTACCACACCGGAGCGGCCCGTACGAACATCGACCTCACGCACCAGGAGGCGGCGAGCTGGCCGCGGTTCGCCGCACGGGCCCGCGAGACGGGGTACGTCACCACGCACGCGCTTCCGCTGCGCCTGCGCAACCGGGTCGTCGGCGCGCTCAACCTCTTCCAGACCACGCCGCACCACCTCGGCGACGCCGACATCGCGCTCGCCCAGGCCCTCGCGGACGTGGCGACCATCGCCATCCTCCAGCAGCGCACGCTGGAGCAGTCGCATGTCGAGAACAGCCAGTTGGCGACCGCGCTGACCAGCCGCATCCTGGTCGAACAGGTCAAGGGGGTGCTGGCCGAGCGCTGGAACTCCTCCGTGGACGAGGCCTTCGCCGTGTTCCGCGCCTACGCGCGAGCCCATCGGTTGCGCCTCGTGGACCTCGCCGCGCGGATCATCGCGGGCGACTTCGACACCGCGGACATCCCTGCACCGGCACCGGCACCGGCACCGGCCGCGTCGGAGGAGCGCTCCGACTGA
- a CDS encoding STAS domain-containing protein, whose product MGPYPSLFDECRVVRARGELDLTTTPGLVRDLEDVRRGSGQTFLIVDLSGVTFMDGSVLDPLCAAWDECRRRRGWARVVYVRPCVGLLFRAGAVTERFPRYASVQDAWRGLLADGREQWDTAADQPA is encoded by the coding sequence ATGGGCCCGTATCCAAGCCTGTTCGACGAATGCCGTGTGGTCCGGGCACGCGGTGAGCTGGACCTGACGACCACCCCGGGCCTCGTCCGGGACCTGGAGGACGTCCGCCGCGGCTCCGGGCAAACCTTCCTCATCGTCGATCTGAGCGGCGTGACGTTCATGGACGGCAGCGTCCTGGACCCGCTGTGCGCGGCCTGGGACGAGTGCCGCAGGCGGCGCGGGTGGGCGCGGGTCGTCTACGTCCGCCCCTGCGTAGGTCTGCTGTTCCGGGCCGGCGCCGTCACCGAGCGGTTCCCCCGGTATGCGAGTGTCCAGGACGCCTGGCGGGGTCTGCTCGCCGATGGCCGGGAACAATGGGACACCGCGGCGGACCAACCCGCGTAG
- a CDS encoding serine/threonine protein kinase, translated as MSDEGRLIAGRYRLIERIGRGGMGTVWRAEDEVLSREIALKRLHVQHHLTDDDVATVHERTRREARSAARIAHPNVVVVHDVVDDEGLPCIVMEYVHGTTLDAVLKGGGAVPPEEAARVGLGMIAALRAAHAAGVLHRDVKPGNVLLDAGGRVVLTDFGIAMATGTSTLTRTGEIIGSIDYIAPERMRGQKPGPAADLWALGATLYQAVEGRPPFRKDTAMETAYAIAVDPLAPMKQAGPLEPLIEMLLAKDPQERPSVEETERALRVVASRAPDAAPGATRESAWASAAPRTVTSPTTEAGGTLPDAGPAPAPSTTRPAPSVSGPAPSAAGPRPADGGDGGRRRRTLVRSAVAVTLAAAAVAGGLYAVSGGDGRGTRSTATPTSSPAPDDGLPAVPEGFHLVREKALGVSFPVPDGWKRLDKRASAEQITYTDESGLAELTIGTVNPAGENPVTHFENIEANTKRNYDTYLNLRMLRTTFRGKPAAVWEFTFQGRVRAFRAIDFGFGEEGGTEYDIYLSAPEAQWDTYRPVFDTAKAGFRVG; from the coding sequence GTGTCGGACGAGGGGCGGTTGATCGCCGGCCGGTACCGGTTGATCGAGCGGATCGGCCGCGGTGGCATGGGCACCGTGTGGCGTGCCGAGGACGAGGTCCTCAGCCGCGAGATCGCACTCAAGCGTCTGCACGTCCAGCACCACCTGACCGACGACGATGTCGCCACCGTCCACGAACGCACCCGCCGTGAGGCCCGCAGCGCCGCCCGCATCGCCCACCCGAACGTGGTCGTCGTCCATGACGTCGTGGACGACGAGGGACTGCCCTGCATCGTCATGGAGTACGTCCACGGCACCACGCTCGACGCGGTGCTCAAGGGCGGTGGCGCGGTCCCTCCCGAGGAGGCGGCCCGGGTCGGCCTCGGCATGATCGCCGCACTGCGGGCGGCGCACGCGGCAGGGGTCCTGCACCGCGACGTGAAGCCCGGCAACGTCCTGCTGGACGCGGGCGGCCGCGTGGTGCTCACCGACTTCGGCATCGCCATGGCGACCGGTACCTCGACGCTGACCAGGACCGGCGAGATCATCGGGTCGATCGACTACATCGCGCCCGAGCGGATGAGGGGACAGAAGCCGGGCCCCGCCGCGGACCTCTGGGCCCTGGGGGCGACGCTCTACCAGGCCGTCGAGGGGCGGCCCCCGTTCCGCAAGGACACGGCGATGGAGACCGCGTACGCCATCGCCGTCGACCCGCTCGCCCCGATGAAGCAGGCCGGGCCGCTCGAACCCCTCATCGAGATGCTGCTGGCGAAGGACCCGCAAGAGCGTCCGTCGGTGGAGGAGACCGAGCGGGCGCTGCGGGTCGTGGCGTCCCGGGCACCGGACGCGGCGCCGGGCGCCACGAGGGAGTCCGCGTGGGCGTCGGCCGCGCCGAGGACGGTGACGAGCCCGACGACCGAGGCGGGCGGCACACTCCCCGATGCAGGGCCGGCGCCCGCCCCTTCCACCACGAGGCCCGCCCCTTCCGTCTCGGGGCCCGCCCCTTCGGCCGCCGGCCCCCGCCCCGCCGACGGCGGAGACGGCGGCCGCAGGCGGCGCACGCTCGTCCGGAGCGCGGTGGCCGTGACGCTGGCCGCCGCCGCGGTGGCGGGCGGGCTCTACGCGGTGTCGGGCGGCGACGGCCGCGGGACGCGGAGCACCGCGACGCCGACCTCGTCCCCCGCGCCCGACGATGGCCTGCCTGCCGTGCCCGAGGGTTTCCATCTGGTCAGGGAGAAGGCGCTGGGCGTCTCCTTTCCCGTCCCGGACGGCTGGAAGCGCCTCGACAAGAGGGCGAGCGCCGAGCAGATCACCTACACCGACGAGTCGGGCCTGGCCGAGCTCACCATCGGCACCGTGAACCCGGCGGGCGAGAACCCCGTGACCCACTTCGAGAACATCGAGGCGAACACCAAGCGCAACTACGACACGTACCTGAACCTGCGCATGCTGCGCACCACGTTCCGGGGGAAGCCCGCGGCGGTGTGGGAGTTCACCTTCCAGGGGCGGGTCCGGGCCTTCCGTGCCATCGACTTCGGCTTCGGCGAGGAGGGCGGCACGGAGTACGACATCTACCTCTCGGCACCGGAAGCCCAGTGGGACACGTACCGGCCGGTCTTCGACACGGCCAAGGCGGGCTTCCGCGTCGGCTGA
- a CDS encoding DUF5994 family protein: MTTVPDLGPPASQPFVRLRLAPHSTVPRRIDGAWWPHSRDLLSELPLLIGALPRTWGQIDGVTVDTAMWSTSPGRMLVANHVVRLNRSSVTHSRHTIRLLGPGRGRWDLLVVPPEIDAVDAEPLMAAASAPVATA, from the coding sequence ATGACCACCGTCCCGGACCTCGGACCTCCGGCTTCCCAGCCCTTCGTTCGTCTGCGTCTGGCCCCGCACAGCACCGTGCCGCGGCGTATCGACGGGGCGTGGTGGCCCCACTCGCGCGACCTGCTGTCCGAACTTCCGCTGCTGATCGGCGCGTTGCCCCGTACGTGGGGTCAGATCGACGGCGTCACCGTGGACACGGCGATGTGGTCGACGTCGCCCGGCCGGATGCTCGTGGCCAATCACGTCGTACGCCTGAACCGGTCCTCGGTGACGCACAGCAGGCACACCATCCGCCTGCTCGGCCCCGGCCGGGGCCGCTGGGACCTGCTGGTCGTTCCTCCGGAGATCGACGCGGTGGACGCGGAGCCGCTGATGGCGGCCGCGTCGGCGCCGGTGGCCACCGCGTAG
- a CDS encoding hemolysin family protein, with protein sequence MTEILLLLLALSLTLACAVFVAAEFSLTTVERGDLERAAEAGERGADGALKAVRKLTFQLSGAQLGITVTSLVIGMLAEPSLAVLLKGPLEAAGLGGASSTVATVLGVVVSTVVLMVVGELVPKNWAISRPLAVAKVVAGPQRGFTAAFGPFIRHLNNTANRFVRRFGLEPAEELASARGPEELVALAQHSAAQGALEPDSAELFVRTLHLSELTAQNVMTPRVDVRALEAHATAADAANLTHATGLSRFPVYRDSLDEVVGTVHIRDVLALDPGRRAVTPVTELATAPLLVPDSLPADRLLERMRTARTMAVVIDEYGGTAGVATVEDIVEEVVGEVRDEHDPVEVPDLLPAPASPDGRAVWEADGGVRIDELAGIGLRAPDGPYETVAGLVATRLARIPAEGDVLDLDGWRLDVLDVEHHRADRVRITEPSDEPSAVPAGPSVRESR encoded by the coding sequence GTGACGGAGATCCTGCTGCTTCTGCTCGCCCTGTCGCTGACACTCGCCTGCGCGGTGTTCGTCGCGGCCGAGTTCTCCCTGACCACCGTCGAGCGCGGTGACCTGGAGCGGGCCGCCGAGGCGGGCGAGCGGGGCGCCGACGGCGCACTGAAGGCCGTACGGAAACTGACCTTCCAGCTGTCCGGTGCCCAGCTGGGCATCACCGTCACCTCCCTGGTGATCGGCATGCTCGCCGAGCCGTCGCTGGCCGTGCTCCTCAAGGGGCCCCTGGAGGCGGCGGGCCTGGGCGGCGCGTCCTCGACGGTGGCGACCGTCCTCGGTGTGGTGGTCTCCACCGTCGTCCTGATGGTGGTCGGCGAGCTGGTGCCGAAGAACTGGGCGATCTCGCGCCCGCTCGCCGTCGCGAAGGTCGTCGCGGGACCGCAACGCGGCTTCACGGCGGCGTTCGGCCCGTTCATCCGGCACCTCAACAACACCGCGAACCGTTTCGTACGCCGCTTCGGCCTGGAGCCCGCCGAGGAGCTGGCCTCCGCACGCGGCCCGGAGGAACTGGTCGCACTGGCCCAGCACTCGGCCGCCCAGGGCGCGCTGGAGCCGGACTCCGCCGAGCTGTTCGTCCGTACGCTGCACCTGAGCGAGCTGACCGCCCAGAACGTGATGACGCCGCGCGTCGACGTACGGGCACTGGAGGCACACGCCACGGCCGCCGACGCCGCCAACCTCACGCACGCCACCGGCCTGTCCCGCTTCCCGGTCTACCGCGACAGCCTGGACGAGGTCGTCGGCACGGTCCACATCCGTGACGTACTGGCACTGGATCCCGGCAGGCGGGCCGTGACCCCCGTCACCGAGCTGGCCACGGCACCGCTGCTGGTGCCCGACAGCCTGCCCGCCGACCGCCTGCTCGAACGCATGCGGACGGCCCGCACGATGGCCGTCGTCATCGACGAGTACGGCGGTACGGCCGGAGTGGCCACCGTGGAGGACATCGTCGAGGAGGTCGTCGGCGAGGTCCGCGACGAGCACGACCCCGTCGAGGTGCCCGACCTGCTGCCCGCCCCCGCCTCGCCGGACGGCCGCGCGGTCTGGGAGGCGGACGGCGGTGTACGGATCGACGAGCTGGCCGGGATAGGCCTGCGCGCGCCGGACGGGCCCTACGAGACGGTCGCCGGCCTGGTCGCCACCCGGCTCGCCCGCATCCCGGCCGAGGGCGATGTCCTCGACCTCGACGGCTGGCGGCTGGACGTCCTCGACGTGGAGCACCACCGGGCCGACCGCGTCCGCATCACCGAACCGTCCGACGAGCCGTCCGCAGTGCCGGCCGGCCCGAGCGTGCGGGAGTCCCGATGA